Proteins encoded within one genomic window of Brassica rapa cultivar Chiifu-401-42 chromosome A09, CAAS_Brap_v3.01, whole genome shotgun sequence:
- the LOC103842230 gene encoding protein GLUTAMINE DUMPER 4 has product MRSLSIKPTSLDAARHATSVESFGNHQLPQSSWHSPVPYLFGGLAAMLGLIAFALLILACSYWRLATSGEDFGEGNGSGVDEEKESRSGEKATYEEKYIVIMAGDDLPTYLATPASNKCVCSHEGEVVILEEGDAAKREESKQNDEATSR; this is encoded by the coding sequence ATGAGGTCATTGAGCATTAAACCAACATCGTTAGATGCAGCGAGGCATGCAACATCTGTAGAATCATTCGGGAATCACCAACTGCCACAATCTTCGTGGCACTCGCCGGTGCCGTATTTATTCGGTGGCCTTGCGGCAATGTTGGGCCTCATCGCCTTTGCTTTACTAATCCTGGCATGCTCTTACTGGCGCTTGGCTACTTCAGGTGAAGATTTCGGGGAAGGAAACGGCAGTGGAGTTGATGAAGAGAAAGAGAGTCGGTCCGGAGAGAAGGCGACGTACGAAGAGAAGTATATTGTTATAATGGCCGGAGATGACTTGCCTACGTATCTTGCGACGCCTGCTTCGAACAAGTGTGTTTGTAGTCACGAGGGTGAAGTTGTAATTCTCGAGGAAGGTGATGCTGCAAAGAGAGAGGAAAGCAAACAAAATGACGAAGCAACAAGTCGCTAA